One genomic segment of Panicum virgatum strain AP13 chromosome 2N, P.virgatum_v5, whole genome shotgun sequence includes these proteins:
- the LOC120660995 gene encoding uncharacterized protein LOC120660995 isoform X2, whose amino-acid sequence MEQLFMQAFERGDWLAAQVQQQVDSYSQTLARRLLAAGHSPPEWLLPSATLAQELNGKPIVLTGRHITTPAVNRSVFLPLAVPSTLSRNSEVPNECAYTDTNCTALDTSQHEEEQQDHNSLNQDISETCTAAKMFSRIQRSRSRQRHIEDRLHEKNQAAKSGSLDGMRKSNLGTLGSNRANASSSSIPCDDVANNAETTSSAPGQGSGFCAIQGRSINSLKCGDNLENEGVQSDGFPPQIVERKVISSNSDIGVSNKPSVRDSFSVQLPDLSKPSFTDNVCHRVPETPMLVEPKKLQFDGVESVCVDDTSEQTGQQQESGVKSDHLDIAGRIPSSENPSSTSSQGLHSVGKLLLDHVRWGHLNPDVAPVEHHYKYALECGHPEPTGMHSPNKKPSLMCPAEAPDSIGEPSLQKDSGDVPETNSLGTACPRVSRPLEMDTSNSDETNCSQRPCSVVNPLLTNDTLQAIEDTEKLPSSNSQFSPPYSGHLQISTKLSGSRFGAHASSGTSPNSLLGEDGHGQLSNLPINDRNSRCPHGRSALSLELLPTENFNSNDVCQSSFLSYRIQTNDNYSDGCTAVNNFRSADNELSQEPYLSVRPSLELNGSIPDAETPLGHGPLDMENEMLKENPVSDSVNCYSGELGDDAQTSKSYGGSADNRKNESVVLKVMPSNSSQRPREMHGRERNSVVLSEKCNEFLRQGKEQETPHAEDDVQINANSWTAESVEKRKSECTSESCEKSNKQEDRRSAQKRSVADGVQINGGTSSKRKRIKCQDIALPSSYDTKPLSPNHQDVIGTHVVTAENFSGKSQPSGRYFLRNSGSGEFMPLKSETKNDTMSCKMSGASDVQKNRNSIPELRNRSSLSEVALGKSSSVKALSPHFGCGISSKIAVEEMDLQNYQSQLQNILDVATTPLPTSCDIALDNMELCMPEENPYLQGEDLSVSDSSVEHQQMALKMDEILSNSATDSIHIFPSYGSEQHDKQASAPVVFAHEKLSYGSGIEVDRKLRSEDLTGPLLSDSSIPRQKDDESVDCNDTMPQFESFDFATFSYDEKRHNESIDGRITDVFGSCGLGHNGSFFTSDVVASWSSNDSDKHESSENQLTPAVEKYSLGKLSGKIGSVSEHMGSIPELSCFRIDEDSDIAEENEYQDIIPGSVGVQRQSGRKVFQDITGLCQNTGNFAACSIGIMDTSDTDFTTETCSGELNHLPGLRNDGDNKKPKESYASLVKKGGKISHSLRNRLSKTEARHMSETNTGKHSKPCNIVANVASFIPLVKQKVQNTAVCVKKDVRVKALEAAEAAKRLEEKKQNEREMRKAAAKLEREKLKQEKDLKQKQEEEQKKKRDVDVATRKRQRDEEGRREKERKRKCVEEARKQQKQPMERRHADSEKDSHPKAFDNKKLPKNLAESVKGQVKPNEMTRLGDNATKSSNEKVVAADERPASFGSQSQENIHQSLEESYMMTPYKDSDDEDDDFELKEESRRRRKLIPSWARGENLEKILLSNYALDHREIFSRKCSSNLSEICPVHIPQRGFR is encoded by the exons ATGGAGCAGCTGTTCATGCAGGCCTTCGAGCGCGGGGACTGGCTGGCCGCTCAGGTGCAGCAGCAGGTCGACTCCTACTCCCAGAccctcgcccgccgcctcctcgccgccggccacagccCCCCAGAATGGCTCCTTCCTTCCGCCACCCTGGCCCAAG AGCTGAATGGCAAACCAATTGTTCTCACTGGAAGACATATTACAACACCAGCAGTCAATAGGAGTGTCTTCCTGCCTCTAGCTGTTCCTAGCACTTTGTCCAGAAATTCGGAGGTTCCAAATGAATGTGCCTACACAGACACCAATTGTACTGCTCTGGATACTAGCCAACATGAAGAGGAGCAGCAAGATCATAATTCACTTAACCAGGACATTTCTGAGACTTGTACCGCAGCCAAAATGTTTTCAAGGATTCAGCGTTCCAGGTCAAGGCAAAGGCATATTGAAGATCGTCTACATGAAAAGAATCAGGCTGCAAAGAGTGGAAGCCTTGATGGCATGCGTAAGTCTAACCTTGGGACTTTGGGGTCAAACAGAGCTaatgcatcatcatcatccataCCATGTGATGATGTTGCAAACAATGCTGAAACAACGTCATCAGCTCCAGGTCAGGGTAGTGGTTTTTGTGCCATTCAGGGGAGATCAATTAACTCCTTGAAGTGTGGTGACAATCTTGAAAATGAAGGAGTTCAGTCAGATGGTTTCCCACCACAGATAGTAGAGAGAAAAGTTATCTCTTCTAATAGTGACATTGGGGTCAGTAACAAACCTTCTGTTAGAGATTCATTTAGTGTGCAACTTCCAGATCTCTCTAAGCCAAGCTTTACAGATAATGTGTGCCACCGAGTTCCTGAAACTCCCATGTTGGTTGAGCCAAAAAAACTTCAATTTGATGGCGTTGAATCAGTTTGTGTGGATGATACTAGTGAACAAACAGGCCAGCAACAGGAATCTGGTGTTAAAAGTGACCATCTTGATATTGCTGGTAGAATTCCTTCAAGTGAAAACCCATCTTCTACCAGTTCTCAGGGACTTCATTCGGTGGGCAAGTTGTTGCTTGATCATGTTAGGTGGGGACATTTGAACCCTGACGTTGCACCAGTGGAGCATCATTACAAATATGCTTTAGAATGTGGCCATCCTGAGCCCACTGGTATGCATTCTCCAAATAAGAAACCATCTCTGATGTGCCCTGCTGAAGCACCGGATTCTATTGGTGAACCATCGCTTCAAAAGGATTCTGGCGATGTTCCTGAAACCAATTCATTGGGAACAGCATGCCCCAGAGTCAGCCGACCACTTGAAATGGATACATCAAATAGTGATGAAACCAATTGTTCTCAAAGGCCTTGTTCTGTGGTCAACCCGCTGCTCACAAATGATACATTGCAGGCTATTGAGGATACTGAAAAACTGCCGAGTTCCAATTCTCAATTCTCACCTCCATACAGTGGACATTTGCAGATATCTACCAAGCTATCTGGCTCAAGGTTTGGGGCTCATGCATCATCAGGAACATCACCAAACAGTTTGTTAGGGGAGGATGGGCATGGACAGCTTTCAAATTTGCCAATAAATGACAGAAATAGCCGATGCCCCCATGGGAGGTCTGCTTTAAGTCTAGAACTGCTTCCAACTGAAAATTTTAATTCCAATGATGTTTGTCAATCAAGCTTCTTATCTTATAGAATACAAACTAATGACAATTATTCCGATGGTTGCACTGCTGTGAATAACTTTAGATCTGCAGATAATGAGTTATCTCAGGAACCATATTTATCGGTCAGACCATCTTTGGAATTGAATGGGAGTATTCCAGATGCCGAAACTCCATTAGGCCATGGTCCTCTGGACATGGAAAATGAGATGCTCAAAGAAAACCCAGTATCTGACTCGGTCAACTGTTATTCAGGAGAGTTGGGTGATGATGCTCAGACCAGCAAATCGTATGGTGGTTCTGCTGATAACAGAAAAAATGAGTCTGTGGTTCTGAAAGTTATGCCCAGTAATTCATCTCAAAGACCCAGAGAAATGCATGGAAGAGAAAGGAACAGTGTGGTTTtatcagaaaaatgcaatgaATTCCTGCGACAAG GAAAAGAACAAGAGACCCCTCATGCTGAGGATGATGTGCAAATAAATGCTAATTCATGGACAGCTGAGAGTGTTGAGAAAAGAAAATCTGAATGTACTTCAGAATCGTGCGAGAAGAGCAATAAGCAAGAGGACAGAAGAAGTGCTCAGAAGAGGTCAGTTGCAGATGGTGTTCAGATAAATGGGGGTACATCATCCAAGAGAAAACGAATAAAATGTCAAGACATTGCACTTCCCAGTTCTTATGACACGAAACCATTGTCTCCGAACCACCAAGATGTCATTGGCACCCATGTGGTAACTGCAGAAAATTTCTCAGGGAAATCACAACCTTCAGGTCGTTACTTCTTAAGGAATTCAGGATCTGGTGAGTTCATGCCTCTCAAGTCTGAGACAAAGAATGATACCATGAGCTGCAAGATGTCAGGTGCAAGTGATGTTCAAAAAAATAGGAATTCTATTCCTGAATTAAGAAATAGGTCCAGCTTATCCGAGGTTGCCCTCGGCAAGTCTTCTAGTGTGAAGGCTTTATCACCTCATTTTGGTTGCGGTATCAGCAGCAAGATTGCAGTTGAAGAAATGGACCTCCAAAACTATCAATCACAGTTACAAAATATTTTGGATGTCGCTACAACTCCTTTGCCTACAAGCTGTGATATTGCACTTGATAACATGGAGCTCTGCATGCCAGAG GAAAATCCTTACTTACAAGGTGAGGACCTAAGTGTTTCTGATTCCAGTGTGGAACATCAGCAAATGGCTCTTAAGATGGATGAAATATTGTCTAATTCTGCCACTGATTCAATACATATATTTCCGAGTTATGGATCGGAACAACATGATAAACAGGCATCTGCTCCAGTTGTATTTGCTCATGAGAAATTAAGTTATGGCTCTGGCATAGAAGTTGATAGGAAACTTAGAAGTGAAGATCTAACTGGACCTTTGCTATCTGATTCCTCCATACCAAGACAAAAAGATGATGAATCTGTGGACTGTAATGATACAATGCCACAGTTCGAGAGCTTTGATTTTGCTACCTTTAGTTATGATGAAAAACGACACAATGAAAGTATTGATGGAAGAATAACAGATGTTTTTGGTTCATGTGGATTGGGACATAATGGTTCCTTTTTTACTTCTGATGTTGTAGCCTCGTGGTCTTCAAATGATAGCGACAAACATGAGAGTAGTGAAAATCAGTTGACCCCTGCAGTTGAAAAGTATAGTCTGGGGAAACTTTCAGGGAAAATTGGATCTGTTTCCGAGCATATGGGTTCAATCCCAGAACTTTCATGCTTCCGAATTGATGAAGACAGTGACATTGCAGAAGAAAATGAGTACCAAGACATAATACCTGGATCTGTAGGTGTCCAGAGGCAATCGGGCAGAAAAGTATTTCAGGATATCACTGGATTATGTCAAAACACTGGGAATTTTGCCGCTTGTTCCATAGGTATCATGGATACAAGTGACACAGACTTCACCACAGAAACTTGCAGTGGTGAACTCAATCATCTTCCAGGTCTCAGGAATGATGGTGATAACAAGAAGCCCAAAGAAAGTTATGCTTCTTTAGTAAAGAAAGGAGGAAAAATATCTCATTCTCTCCGTAACAGATTAAGCAAGACAGAAGCAAGACACATGAGTGAAACAAATACTGGCAAACACTCTAAGCCTTGCAATATTGTTGCAAATGTGGCATCTTTTATACCTCTTGTAAAACAAAAGGTGCAAAACACAGCAGTATGTG TGAAAAAGGATGTTAGAGTGAAGGCACTTGAGGCAGCTGAAGCTGCAAAACGTCTtgaagaaaagaaacaaaatgaGCGTGAAATGCGCAAAGCAGCCGCAAAACTAGAGCGTGAGAAATTGAAGCAGGAGAAAGACTTAAAGCAAAAACAGGAAGAGgaacaaaagaagaaaagagatgTTGATGTAGCGACTAGAAAGAGGCAGagggatgaggagggaaggagggaaaaagagagaaaaaggaaatgcGTTGAAGAAGCTCGAAAACAACAGAAGCAGCCTATGGAAAGAAGGCATGCCGACAGTGAGAAAGATTCTCACCCAAAAGCTTTT GATAACAAGAAGTTGCCGAAGAATTTGGCTGAATCTGTGAAAGGCCAAGTGAAACCTAATGAAATGACACGCCTCGGAGATAATGCCACTAAAAGTAGTAATGAAAAGGTTGTGGCAGCTGATGAGAGACCTGCAAGTTTTGGTTCTCAATCTCAGGAAAATATCCACCAGAGTCTTGAAGAG TCTTACATGATGACTCCATATAAAGAttctgatgatgaagatgatgatttTGAACTTAAAGAAGAATCAAGACGAAGAAGGAAATTGATTCCGTCATGGGCTCG GGGAGAGAACTTGGAAAAGATCTTACTATCCAATTACGCTTTGGACCATAGAGAAATCTTTTCCCGAAAATGCTCCTCTAACCTATCTGAAA TTTGTCCAGTCCATATTCCACAACGTGGTTTCAGatga
- the LOC120660995 gene encoding uncharacterized protein LOC120660995 isoform X1, with translation MEQLFMQAFERGDWLAAQVQQQVDSYSQTLARRLLAAGHSPPEWLLPSATLAQELNGKPIVLTGRHITTPAVNRSVFLPLAVPSTLSRNSEVPNECAYTDTNCTALDTSQHEEEQQDHNSLNQDISETCTAAKMFSRIQRSRSRQRHIEDRLHEKNQAAKSGSLDGMRKSNLGTLGSNRANASSSSIPCDDVANNAETTSSAPGQGSGFCAIQGRSINSLKCGDNLENEGVQSDGFPPQIVERKVISSNSDIGVSNKPSVRDSFSVQLPDLSKPSFTDNVCHRVPETPMLVEPKKLQFDGVESVCVDDTSEQTGQQQESGVKSDHLDIAGRIPSSENPSSTSSQGLHSVGKLLLDHVRWGHLNPDVAPVEHHYKYALECGHPEPTGMHSPNKKPSLMCPAEAPDSIGEPSLQKDSGDVPETNSLGTACPRVSRPLEMDTSNSDETNCSQRPCSVVNPLLTNDTLQAIEDTEKLPSSNSQFSPPYSGHLQISTKLSGSRFGAHASSGTSPNSLLGEDGHGQLSNLPINDRNSRCPHGRSALSLELLPTENFNSNDVCQSSFLSYRIQTNDNYSDGCTAVNNFRSADNELSQEPYLSVRPSLELNGSIPDAETPLGHGPLDMENEMLKENPVSDSVNCYSGELGDDAQTSKSYGGSADNRKNESVVLKVMPSNSSQRPREMHGRERNSVVLSEKCNEFLRQGKEQETPHAEDDVQINANSWTAESVEKRKSECTSESCEKSNKQEDRRSAQKRSVADGVQINGGTSSKRKRIKCQDIALPSSYDTKPLSPNHQDVIGTHVVTAENFSGKSQPSGRYFLRNSGSGEFMPLKSETKNDTMSCKMSGASDVQKNRNSIPELRNRSSLSEVALGKSSSVKALSPHFGCGISSKIAVEEMDLQNYQSQLQNILDVATTPLPTSCDIALDNMELCMPEENPYLQGEDLSVSDSSVEHQQMALKMDEILSNSATDSIHIFPSYGSEQHDKQASAPVVFAHEKLSYGSGIEVDRKLRSEDLTGPLLSDSSIPRQKDDESVDCNDTMPQFESFDFATFSYDEKRHNESIDGRITDVFGSCGLGHNGSFFTSDVVASWSSNDSDKHESSENQLTPAVEKYSLGKLSGKIGSVSEHMGSIPELSCFRIDEDSDIAEENEYQDIIPGSVGVQRQSGRKVFQDITGLCQNTGNFAACSIGIMDTSDTDFTTETCSGELNHLPGLRNDGDNKKPKESYASLVKKGGKISHSLRNRLSKTEARHMSETNTGKHSKPCNIVANVASFIPLVKQKVQNTAVCVKKDVRVKALEAAEAAKRLEEKKQNEREMRKAAAKLEREKLKQEKDLKQKQEEEQKKKRDVDVATRKRQRDEEGRREKERKRKCVEEARKQQKQPMERRHADSEKDSHPKAFSLQDNKKLPKNLAESVKGQVKPNEMTRLGDNATKSSNEKVVAADERPASFGSQSQENIHQSLEESYMMTPYKDSDDEDDDFELKEESRRRRKLIPSWARGENLEKILLSNYALDHREIFSRKCSSNLSEICPVHIPQRGFR, from the exons ATGGAGCAGCTGTTCATGCAGGCCTTCGAGCGCGGGGACTGGCTGGCCGCTCAGGTGCAGCAGCAGGTCGACTCCTACTCCCAGAccctcgcccgccgcctcctcgccgccggccacagccCCCCAGAATGGCTCCTTCCTTCCGCCACCCTGGCCCAAG AGCTGAATGGCAAACCAATTGTTCTCACTGGAAGACATATTACAACACCAGCAGTCAATAGGAGTGTCTTCCTGCCTCTAGCTGTTCCTAGCACTTTGTCCAGAAATTCGGAGGTTCCAAATGAATGTGCCTACACAGACACCAATTGTACTGCTCTGGATACTAGCCAACATGAAGAGGAGCAGCAAGATCATAATTCACTTAACCAGGACATTTCTGAGACTTGTACCGCAGCCAAAATGTTTTCAAGGATTCAGCGTTCCAGGTCAAGGCAAAGGCATATTGAAGATCGTCTACATGAAAAGAATCAGGCTGCAAAGAGTGGAAGCCTTGATGGCATGCGTAAGTCTAACCTTGGGACTTTGGGGTCAAACAGAGCTaatgcatcatcatcatccataCCATGTGATGATGTTGCAAACAATGCTGAAACAACGTCATCAGCTCCAGGTCAGGGTAGTGGTTTTTGTGCCATTCAGGGGAGATCAATTAACTCCTTGAAGTGTGGTGACAATCTTGAAAATGAAGGAGTTCAGTCAGATGGTTTCCCACCACAGATAGTAGAGAGAAAAGTTATCTCTTCTAATAGTGACATTGGGGTCAGTAACAAACCTTCTGTTAGAGATTCATTTAGTGTGCAACTTCCAGATCTCTCTAAGCCAAGCTTTACAGATAATGTGTGCCACCGAGTTCCTGAAACTCCCATGTTGGTTGAGCCAAAAAAACTTCAATTTGATGGCGTTGAATCAGTTTGTGTGGATGATACTAGTGAACAAACAGGCCAGCAACAGGAATCTGGTGTTAAAAGTGACCATCTTGATATTGCTGGTAGAATTCCTTCAAGTGAAAACCCATCTTCTACCAGTTCTCAGGGACTTCATTCGGTGGGCAAGTTGTTGCTTGATCATGTTAGGTGGGGACATTTGAACCCTGACGTTGCACCAGTGGAGCATCATTACAAATATGCTTTAGAATGTGGCCATCCTGAGCCCACTGGTATGCATTCTCCAAATAAGAAACCATCTCTGATGTGCCCTGCTGAAGCACCGGATTCTATTGGTGAACCATCGCTTCAAAAGGATTCTGGCGATGTTCCTGAAACCAATTCATTGGGAACAGCATGCCCCAGAGTCAGCCGACCACTTGAAATGGATACATCAAATAGTGATGAAACCAATTGTTCTCAAAGGCCTTGTTCTGTGGTCAACCCGCTGCTCACAAATGATACATTGCAGGCTATTGAGGATACTGAAAAACTGCCGAGTTCCAATTCTCAATTCTCACCTCCATACAGTGGACATTTGCAGATATCTACCAAGCTATCTGGCTCAAGGTTTGGGGCTCATGCATCATCAGGAACATCACCAAACAGTTTGTTAGGGGAGGATGGGCATGGACAGCTTTCAAATTTGCCAATAAATGACAGAAATAGCCGATGCCCCCATGGGAGGTCTGCTTTAAGTCTAGAACTGCTTCCAACTGAAAATTTTAATTCCAATGATGTTTGTCAATCAAGCTTCTTATCTTATAGAATACAAACTAATGACAATTATTCCGATGGTTGCACTGCTGTGAATAACTTTAGATCTGCAGATAATGAGTTATCTCAGGAACCATATTTATCGGTCAGACCATCTTTGGAATTGAATGGGAGTATTCCAGATGCCGAAACTCCATTAGGCCATGGTCCTCTGGACATGGAAAATGAGATGCTCAAAGAAAACCCAGTATCTGACTCGGTCAACTGTTATTCAGGAGAGTTGGGTGATGATGCTCAGACCAGCAAATCGTATGGTGGTTCTGCTGATAACAGAAAAAATGAGTCTGTGGTTCTGAAAGTTATGCCCAGTAATTCATCTCAAAGACCCAGAGAAATGCATGGAAGAGAAAGGAACAGTGTGGTTTtatcagaaaaatgcaatgaATTCCTGCGACAAG GAAAAGAACAAGAGACCCCTCATGCTGAGGATGATGTGCAAATAAATGCTAATTCATGGACAGCTGAGAGTGTTGAGAAAAGAAAATCTGAATGTACTTCAGAATCGTGCGAGAAGAGCAATAAGCAAGAGGACAGAAGAAGTGCTCAGAAGAGGTCAGTTGCAGATGGTGTTCAGATAAATGGGGGTACATCATCCAAGAGAAAACGAATAAAATGTCAAGACATTGCACTTCCCAGTTCTTATGACACGAAACCATTGTCTCCGAACCACCAAGATGTCATTGGCACCCATGTGGTAACTGCAGAAAATTTCTCAGGGAAATCACAACCTTCAGGTCGTTACTTCTTAAGGAATTCAGGATCTGGTGAGTTCATGCCTCTCAAGTCTGAGACAAAGAATGATACCATGAGCTGCAAGATGTCAGGTGCAAGTGATGTTCAAAAAAATAGGAATTCTATTCCTGAATTAAGAAATAGGTCCAGCTTATCCGAGGTTGCCCTCGGCAAGTCTTCTAGTGTGAAGGCTTTATCACCTCATTTTGGTTGCGGTATCAGCAGCAAGATTGCAGTTGAAGAAATGGACCTCCAAAACTATCAATCACAGTTACAAAATATTTTGGATGTCGCTACAACTCCTTTGCCTACAAGCTGTGATATTGCACTTGATAACATGGAGCTCTGCATGCCAGAG GAAAATCCTTACTTACAAGGTGAGGACCTAAGTGTTTCTGATTCCAGTGTGGAACATCAGCAAATGGCTCTTAAGATGGATGAAATATTGTCTAATTCTGCCACTGATTCAATACATATATTTCCGAGTTATGGATCGGAACAACATGATAAACAGGCATCTGCTCCAGTTGTATTTGCTCATGAGAAATTAAGTTATGGCTCTGGCATAGAAGTTGATAGGAAACTTAGAAGTGAAGATCTAACTGGACCTTTGCTATCTGATTCCTCCATACCAAGACAAAAAGATGATGAATCTGTGGACTGTAATGATACAATGCCACAGTTCGAGAGCTTTGATTTTGCTACCTTTAGTTATGATGAAAAACGACACAATGAAAGTATTGATGGAAGAATAACAGATGTTTTTGGTTCATGTGGATTGGGACATAATGGTTCCTTTTTTACTTCTGATGTTGTAGCCTCGTGGTCTTCAAATGATAGCGACAAACATGAGAGTAGTGAAAATCAGTTGACCCCTGCAGTTGAAAAGTATAGTCTGGGGAAACTTTCAGGGAAAATTGGATCTGTTTCCGAGCATATGGGTTCAATCCCAGAACTTTCATGCTTCCGAATTGATGAAGACAGTGACATTGCAGAAGAAAATGAGTACCAAGACATAATACCTGGATCTGTAGGTGTCCAGAGGCAATCGGGCAGAAAAGTATTTCAGGATATCACTGGATTATGTCAAAACACTGGGAATTTTGCCGCTTGTTCCATAGGTATCATGGATACAAGTGACACAGACTTCACCACAGAAACTTGCAGTGGTGAACTCAATCATCTTCCAGGTCTCAGGAATGATGGTGATAACAAGAAGCCCAAAGAAAGTTATGCTTCTTTAGTAAAGAAAGGAGGAAAAATATCTCATTCTCTCCGTAACAGATTAAGCAAGACAGAAGCAAGACACATGAGTGAAACAAATACTGGCAAACACTCTAAGCCTTGCAATATTGTTGCAAATGTGGCATCTTTTATACCTCTTGTAAAACAAAAGGTGCAAAACACAGCAGTATGTG TGAAAAAGGATGTTAGAGTGAAGGCACTTGAGGCAGCTGAAGCTGCAAAACGTCTtgaagaaaagaaacaaaatgaGCGTGAAATGCGCAAAGCAGCCGCAAAACTAGAGCGTGAGAAATTGAAGCAGGAGAAAGACTTAAAGCAAAAACAGGAAGAGgaacaaaagaagaaaagagatgTTGATGTAGCGACTAGAAAGAGGCAGagggatgaggagggaaggagggaaaaagagagaaaaaggaaatgcGTTGAAGAAGCTCGAAAACAACAGAAGCAGCCTATGGAAAGAAGGCATGCCGACAGTGAGAAAGATTCTCACCCAAAAGCTTTT TCATTGCAGGATAACAAGAAGTTGCCGAAGAATTTGGCTGAATCTGTGAAAGGCCAAGTGAAACCTAATGAAATGACACGCCTCGGAGATAATGCCACTAAAAGTAGTAATGAAAAGGTTGTGGCAGCTGATGAGAGACCTGCAAGTTTTGGTTCTCAATCTCAGGAAAATATCCACCAGAGTCTTGAAGAG TCTTACATGATGACTCCATATAAAGAttctgatgatgaagatgatgatttTGAACTTAAAGAAGAATCAAGACGAAGAAGGAAATTGATTCCGTCATGGGCTCG GGGAGAGAACTTGGAAAAGATCTTACTATCCAATTACGCTTTGGACCATAGAGAAATCTTTTCCCGAAAATGCTCCTCTAACCTATCTGAAA TTTGTCCAGTCCATATTCCACAACGTGGTTTCAGatga